The DNA sequence AGAAACGCCATAATGCGGCCGAAGTTGAAAAGCCTGTCCTTGCGGGCGATAGTGCGCCCAGACTGAGCCTGGATGGTGATCCATTCGCCGACTGCAGCTAGAATGTCTGCCTGTACGGGCACGAAACGCTCGTGTGACTGACGCTTCTCAGTGACAATGCGAATCGTTTGGTTGTTATAATCAACGTCGCCAAGGCGAACGGCCAGCAACTCGCTGACGCGTGCTCCGGTTCTAAGAAGCATAAGACATAGGAACCATGAAACATAATTTTCATCCTTAAGGCGGTCGCTGAGTAATGCTCGCGATTCGTCGAGAGTAATGTACTTAGGAACTTTGCGGGAAAGCGCACGCGCGATTTCGCGGGGGCTATGAACAACCGGTAGCAATATATTTCCTCCTTGAACAAAATACAACATCTTTTGTTCAATATTATACCATATTTTAGGCGATTAATCCACTGGATGCAGCTATCCAGGAGCGGAAATCGCCGGCTACATTAAACAATTAAGTATAGATTGTTTAGTTCACATAGAAGTATCTAGAACCCGCACCAAACTCTGTCCGTGTTTTCACGGACAAAAGTGTATGGTTTTTACTGATACCGCCATAACGCGAACAGCGGGATAATTGAATTGTACGACAATATAAATATTTCTCCGAGCTGCCGACCGGCAGCCGATGGGGCGCTGCGTACAAGCGCCTGCCCGTATTTGGCGAAGGAGAAATGAGCAAAGGAGGAGCGTTGTGGAGAGAGAAGACATCTTGCTCACCATGCAGCGGGATCTGGCCAAGGCTATGCAGAAACCGCCCG is a window from the Sporomusaceae bacterium genome containing:
- a CDS encoding site-specific integrase, with the translated sequence MLPVVHSPREIARALSRKVPKYITLDESRALLSDRLKDENYVSWFLCLMLLRTGARVSELLAVRLGDVDYNNQTIRIVTEKRQSHERFVPVQADILAAVGEWITIQAQSGRTIARKDRLFNFGRIMAFLRVRDAFQLAGIEKVDDKGKSNAHPHSLRHTYSIINLAQGVPIITVSEWLLSYPPKVGPLSMRKIDPFKWLQTLRRLRIQPAFCMLVRYAV